From the genome of Azospirillum brasilense, one region includes:
- a CDS encoding D-amino acid dehydrogenase, whose amino-acid sequence MGCEQIRDLGSLHMRVIVLGSGVIGVSTAYFLAKAGHEVTVVDRQPGPALETSYANAGEVSPGYSAPWAAPGLMAKAVKWMLMKHSPLVIRPKLDPAMWSWCLKLLANANERSYEINKGRMVRLAEYSRDCLRALRDETGIRYDERAKGTLQVFRTQKQVDAAATDMAVLDRFNVPYSLLDVEGCAAVEPALRLVKEKIVGGLLLPGDETGDCFRFTNALAAMATELGVEFRYNTGIRKLENDGRRVTGVVTDAGTLTADSYVVAMGSYSPMLVKPFGLDLPVYPVKGYSLTLPIVDPAGAPESTVMDETHKIAVTRLGDRIRVGGTAELTGFDLTLRPGRRGPLDHVVSDLFPTGGDLSKAEFWTGLRPNTPDGTPIVGPTPVRNLFLNTGHGTLGWTMAAGSGRVVADVVGGRRTEIDMDGLTVARYGRSAAAANRPTVGGVARPTA is encoded by the coding sequence ATGGGATGCGAACAAATCCGTGATCTCGGGAGCCTTCACATGCGCGTCATCGTCCTCGGCAGCGGCGTCATCGGCGTTTCCACCGCCTATTTCCTGGCGAAGGCCGGACACGAGGTCACGGTGGTGGACCGGCAGCCCGGCCCGGCGCTGGAGACCAGCTACGCCAACGCGGGCGAGGTGTCGCCGGGCTACTCCGCCCCCTGGGCGGCGCCGGGCCTGATGGCGAAGGCGGTGAAGTGGATGCTGATGAAGCATTCCCCGCTGGTGATCCGGCCGAAGCTGGACCCGGCCATGTGGTCCTGGTGCCTGAAGCTGCTGGCCAATGCCAACGAGCGTTCCTACGAGATCAACAAGGGCCGCATGGTCCGGCTGGCCGAATACAGCCGCGACTGCCTGCGGGCCCTGCGCGACGAGACCGGCATCCGCTACGACGAGCGCGCCAAGGGCACGCTCCAGGTCTTCCGCACCCAAAAGCAGGTGGACGCCGCCGCCACCGACATGGCCGTGCTGGACCGCTTCAATGTGCCCTACAGCCTGCTGGACGTCGAGGGCTGCGCGGCGGTCGAGCCGGCGCTGCGGCTGGTCAAGGAGAAGATCGTCGGCGGCCTGCTGCTGCCCGGCGACGAGACGGGCGACTGCTTCCGCTTCACCAACGCGTTGGCCGCGATGGCGACGGAGCTGGGGGTGGAGTTCCGCTACAACACCGGCATCCGCAAGCTGGAGAACGACGGGCGCCGCGTCACCGGCGTGGTCACCGACGCCGGCACGCTGACCGCCGATTCTTACGTCGTCGCGATGGGCAGCTACTCCCCGATGCTGGTGAAGCCGTTCGGGCTGGACCTGCCGGTCTATCCGGTGAAGGGCTATTCGCTGACGCTGCCCATCGTCGACCCGGCGGGTGCTCCGGAGTCCACGGTGATGGACGAGACGCACAAGATCGCGGTGACCCGCCTGGGCGACCGCATCCGCGTTGGTGGCACGGCGGAGCTGACCGGCTTCGACCTGACGCTGCGTCCGGGCCGCCGCGGCCCGCTCGACCATGTGGTGAGTGATCTCTTCCCGACGGGCGGCGACCTGTCGAAGGCGGAGTTCTGGACCGGCCTGCGGCCCAACACGCCGGACGGCACCCCGATCGTCGGACCGACCCCGGTGCGCAACCTGTTCCTCAACACCGGCCACGGCACGCTGGGCTGGACGATGGCCGCCGGCTCGGGCCGGGTGGTCGCCGACGTGGTCGGCGGGCGTCGGACGGAGATCGACATGGACGGGCTGACCGTCGCCCGCTACGGCCGTTCCGCTGCTGCGGCCAACCGCCCGACGGTTGGCGGCGTGGCCCGCCCGACGGCCTGA
- a CDS encoding sigma 54-interacting transcriptional regulator → MRIDVLFADRVGIAHEILAVLAKRRLNVVAVEVDPPHIHIDAPELDVPGFGALDAALRAVLGVESVTPIDILPGTRRRLHLDALLAALPDPVLAVDRACRIVVANAAAATVAGRSEAALTGADFGRLFGDAELSDLLVDHGFRLAAGQEVTLNGQPFLLDATPIVEDGRAAGGVVTLFAPSRLGERLNALQNFDEGGFDRILGESAPIRSLKARAARVAAVDAPLLILGETGTGKELIAHACHRASPRRDKPFLALNCAAVPESLAESELFGYAPGSFTGAQRGGKPGLLELAHGGTVFLDEIGEMSPYLQAKLLRFLNDGRFRRVGGDREQTVDVRVVSATHRDLDAMVAEHSFREDLFYRLNVLSLQVPALRERGDDILLLARHFIARACAQARRPPCRLTVAASAALLANPWPGNVRQLENVIFRAVTMSDGAYLDAADLELAGARMDAETGGDPAEPSSWDEAAAAFERSLLRRLYPRYPSSRKLAARLHTSHTMIANKLRKYGIPDGT, encoded by the coding sequence ATGCGCATCGACGTCCTGTTCGCCGACCGGGTCGGCATCGCCCATGAGATCCTGGCCGTGCTCGCCAAGCGGCGCCTGAACGTCGTGGCGGTGGAAGTGGACCCGCCGCACATCCACATCGACGCGCCGGAACTGGACGTGCCGGGCTTCGGCGCGCTCGACGCCGCGCTGCGCGCCGTGCTGGGGGTGGAGTCCGTCACTCCGATCGACATCCTGCCCGGCACGCGGCGGCGGCTGCATCTGGACGCCCTTTTGGCCGCCCTGCCCGACCCGGTTCTGGCGGTGGACCGCGCCTGCCGCATCGTGGTGGCCAACGCCGCCGCCGCGACGGTCGCCGGGCGCAGCGAGGCCGCCCTGACCGGCGCCGATTTCGGGCGGCTGTTCGGCGATGCGGAGCTGTCCGACCTGCTGGTGGACCACGGCTTCCGCCTCGCCGCCGGGCAGGAGGTCACGCTGAACGGCCAGCCCTTCCTGCTGGACGCCACGCCCATCGTGGAGGACGGGCGCGCCGCCGGCGGGGTGGTCACCCTGTTCGCGCCGAGCCGGCTGGGCGAACGGCTGAACGCCTTACAAAACTTCGACGAGGGCGGCTTCGACCGCATCCTCGGCGAATCCGCCCCGATCCGCTCGCTGAAGGCACGGGCGGCGCGGGTCGCGGCGGTGGACGCCCCTCTGCTGATCCTGGGCGAGACGGGCACCGGCAAGGAGCTGATCGCCCACGCCTGCCACCGCGCCAGCCCGCGCCGCGACAAGCCCTTCCTGGCGCTGAACTGCGCCGCCGTTCCGGAGAGTCTGGCAGAGAGCGAGTTGTTCGGCTACGCCCCCGGCTCCTTCACCGGAGCACAGCGCGGCGGCAAGCCCGGCCTGCTGGAACTCGCCCACGGCGGCACCGTCTTCCTCGACGAGATCGGGGAGATGTCGCCCTACCTCCAGGCCAAGCTGCTGCGCTTCCTGAACGACGGGCGCTTCCGCCGCGTCGGCGGCGACCGCGAGCAGACGGTGGACGTGCGCGTGGTCAGCGCCACCCACCGCGACCTCGACGCCATGGTCGCCGAGCACAGCTTCCGCGAGGACCTGTTCTACCGGCTGAACGTGCTGTCGCTCCAGGTCCCGGCGCTGCGCGAGCGCGGCGACGACATCCTTCTGCTCGCCCGACACTTCATCGCCCGTGCCTGCGCCCAGGCGCGCCGGCCGCCCTGCCGGCTGACCGTTGCGGCCAGCGCCGCGCTGCTCGCCAACCCCTGGCCGGGCAACGTCCGCCAGTTGGAGAACGTCATCTTCCGCGCCGTGACGATGAGCGACGGCGCCTATCTCGACGCCGCCGACCTGGAACTGGCCGGGGCGCGGATGGACGCAGAAACCGGTGGCGATCCCGCCGAGCCGTCCAGCTGGG